The SAR324 cluster bacterium genome window below encodes:
- a CDS encoding FecR domain-containing protein, producing MKSLFRCLFLAGILLLGWSFSAMALFPQQGFGTLQVKNPGVKVIRDGKEQMVGSLGLALMKKDVIQTDDKGKAQIALNTGDAIFVGPVTRLIVDESLTNQGSSSGVRHIVLSVWGKIRSQVKPDPKKKFEILTTTATIGIKGTDFIVENVDDVTTVGTLNGLVMLSSQKNQNSVDIPPGKMSSVSPLGEVMPLTEFAGRLMQDMEFAGAKMKEEESSGAKIRL from the coding sequence AAATCGTTATTCCGTTGTTTATTTTTGGCGGGAATCCTGTTGTTGGGCTGGTCCTTTTCCGCAATGGCGCTGTTTCCTCAACAGGGATTTGGAACGTTGCAGGTCAAGAATCCTGGTGTCAAAGTCATTCGGGACGGCAAAGAGCAGATGGTTGGTTCCCTGGGACTGGCACTGATGAAAAAAGATGTCATCCAGACCGATGACAAAGGCAAAGCACAGATAGCACTGAACACTGGTGATGCCATCTTTGTGGGTCCAGTCACTCGCTTGATTGTGGATGAATCTCTCACAAATCAGGGATCATCAAGCGGTGTTCGTCATATCGTTTTATCCGTGTGGGGCAAAATCAGATCGCAGGTCAAACCGGATCCTAAAAAGAAATTCGAAATATTAACGACAACGGCCACAATCGGCATCAAAGGAACAGACTTTATTGTTGAAAACGTGGATGATGTGACCACAGTCGGCACGCTCAACGGGCTGGTTATGCTGTCTTCCCAGAAAAATCAGAATTCTGTGGATATTCCACCTGGAAAAATGTCATCGGTTTCTCCGCTCGGGGAGGTGATGCCGCTGACAGAGTTTGCGGGACGGTTGATGCAGGACATGGAATTTGCCGGAGCAAAAATGAAAGAAGAAGAATCCTCCGGAGCAAAAATCCGGTTGTGA
- a CDS encoding tetratricopeptide repeat protein, producing MNHNRFIVYFFLLLIVGLSACAPQVTYQVKRPPAYPVENIEFVAVDSFAAQDGQIALPKPVKNVNDKDLLKPVINEFVSDTAQAGMAGDLARANLVSGLSTYSPYRIINTTGEQNAFTGVLPDASKTALIRAKVKYSETIFERNEKLKYVLVIHNRKDLASQLMSIGLAAGAHAAGAGFEEPTPYVEIVGAMEVEFELLRQSDLTPLLPNQTLRAYYVRKWGGESGTSHVPETLRNTIVQEYQGDEAALSSLLSDVDKARLALDDPDEYLAKGYGLKRNFNVPLTPLDVKVRLARQVTQKYLKMISSYEEPANLTVMGGDDVAATLIKGNAYEEAIVRLQGLPGQTFENTYNLALAYEASGQFSLARQTYEDALRMNPGDASVKEAMNRLKNSVTR from the coding sequence ATGAATCACAATCGATTTATTGTATATTTTTTTCTGCTGTTGATCGTCGGACTTTCCGCTTGCGCGCCTCAGGTGACGTATCAGGTGAAGCGTCCTCCGGCATATCCTGTAGAAAACATTGAATTTGTGGCAGTCGACTCTTTTGCCGCGCAAGATGGCCAGATTGCTCTGCCCAAACCCGTCAAAAATGTGAATGACAAGGATCTGCTCAAACCTGTGATCAATGAATTTGTGTCTGACACGGCTCAGGCGGGAATGGCTGGCGATTTGGCACGAGCCAATCTGGTTTCTGGATTATCGACTTATTCGCCTTACAGGATCATCAATACAACGGGTGAGCAGAACGCGTTCACGGGCGTTTTACCTGATGCGTCAAAAACAGCCTTGATCCGTGCGAAAGTAAAATATTCTGAGACCATTTTTGAAAGAAATGAAAAATTGAAATATGTATTGGTGATCCATAACCGGAAGGATCTGGCCTCACAACTGATGTCCATTGGCTTGGCAGCCGGTGCTCATGCGGCCGGTGCCGGTTTTGAGGAACCAACGCCTTATGTGGAAATTGTCGGTGCTATGGAAGTTGAATTTGAACTGTTGCGTCAAAGCGATCTTACCCCCTTGTTGCCCAATCAAACGCTCAGGGCCTATTACGTCAGAAAGTGGGGTGGGGAGAGCGGAACATCGCATGTTCCTGAAACACTGAGAAACACCATTGTGCAAGAATACCAGGGGGATGAGGCCGCCTTGAGCAGTTTGCTGTCTGACGTGGATAAAGCCCGTCTGGCACTGGATGATCCGGATGAATATCTAGCCAAAGGTTATGGCTTAAAAAGAAATTTTAATGTACCGCTCACACCACTTGATGTCAAAGTCAGGCTGGCTCGTCAGGTGACTCAAAAATATCTGAAAATGATCAGTTCTTATGAGGAACCCGCCAATCTGACTGTGATGGGTGGTGATGATGTTGCCGCAACCCTGATTAAAGGCAACGCTTATGAAGAGGCCATTGTCCGGTTGCAGGGATTGCCCGGTCAAACTTTTGAAAATACCTATAATCTGGCTCTGGCTTATGAAGCGTCAGGACAATTCAGTCTTGCCCGCCAGACTTATGAAGACGCCTTGCGCATGAATCCGGGAGATGCTTCTGTCAAGGAAGCTATGAATCGTCTGAAAAACTCTGTTACACGATAA
- a CDS encoding NAD-dependent epimerase/dehydratase family protein, with the protein MAANILVTGATGFIGSHLVRQLVATGQSVRVLVRNPEKLKDVELEPSPLLEIAKGDLLDPESIEQALKGISRVYHIAGYISTRKQDVAQVYKLNVDITRNLFSVCARHKLEKIVYLASIFALGGNSIMPVDETTEYNLGHFPIGYFKAKREAELYAWSCVSEGLPLTFVYPGFCYGPGDVYNSSSEALLMFLHRRLPVYLTGGANAMDVRDAAQGLILGMEKGRIGEKYLVGGRNISNSDLFDLFSQITRIPGPKLAVPRFAGQWAGKLAEKLMKNPLVDFEGATVMGHYWYYDSSKARKELGFTSRDLRESITDAIHWFCSCKMAPWPPGWKRS; encoded by the coding sequence ATGGCTGCAAATATTCTTGTTACTGGCGCGACAGGGTTCATTGGTTCTCATCTGGTGCGACAACTGGTAGCTACAGGCCAGTCTGTGCGGGTGCTGGTTCGTAATCCTGAAAAACTCAAGGATGTGGAACTGGAACCATCTCCTTTGCTGGAAATCGCCAAGGGGGATCTGCTGGATCCGGAATCTATTGAACAGGCCCTGAAGGGGATCAGCAGGGTTTACCATATCGCAGGTTACATTTCGACCCGCAAACAGGATGTCGCTCAGGTTTATAAACTGAATGTGGATATCACCCGAAATCTGTTTTCAGTCTGTGCCCGGCATAAACTCGAAAAAATTGTTTATCTGGCAAGTATTTTTGCGCTTGGTGGAAATTCAATCATGCCAGTGGATGAAACCACGGAATACAACCTCGGACATTTCCCGATTGGATATTTCAAAGCCAAACGGGAAGCGGAGCTATACGCTTGGAGCTGTGTCAGCGAGGGCCTTCCGCTCACCTTTGTCTATCCGGGATTTTGTTATGGCCCCGGCGATGTTTATAACTCAAGTTCAGAAGCTTTATTGATGTTTCTGCACCGCCGGTTGCCGGTTTATCTGACAGGTGGCGCCAATGCCATGGATGTGCGGGATGCCGCACAGGGATTGATTCTGGGAATGGAAAAAGGACGAATTGGCGAAAAATATCTGGTTGGAGGAAGAAACATTTCCAACAGTGATCTGTTTGATCTGTTTTCTCAAATCACCCGTATTCCCGGACCCAAACTGGCAGTTCCCCGATTTGCCGGGCAGTGGGCCGGTAAACTGGCTGAAAAATTGATGAAGAATCCGCTGGTTGATTTTGAAGGCGCGACCGTCATGGGGCACTACTGGTATTATGATTCCTCCAAAGCCCGCAAAGAACTTGGGTTCACCTCCCGTGATCTGCGTGAATCCATCACAGATGCCATCCACTGGTTCTGCTCCTGCAAAATGGCTCCCTGGCCACCCGGTTGGAAACGAAGCTGA
- a CDS encoding response regulator: protein MTPSTILIVDDNPKNLLAFEDILAGLNLQILKAQSGDEALKLSVKHDIALILMDVQMPDMDGIEAAEILRSIKRTRHIPLIFVTASNHEMVHVFKGYELGAVDYLIKPLPPEILKAKVSVFVEMDQQKKLLRHQSELLGKHIVQQNQSLKQTHEQLRQELNFHNQLVDDKELLETQLRHAQKMEAIGTLAGGIAHDFNNILNIILGYTQLLQEELPTENRSMAYCDILMQAGLRGARLIKQILTFSRVSEQSFHPVHIHAIVKEALEMLKSTLPPMIRVERQIDANLPMILADPTQIYQILMNLCTNAFHALEGREGVVTVSLLKSHLTAHEARLLNLTAGDYLQLTIRDTGCGMPAHIQERIFEPFFTTKPVGKGTGLGLSVVYGIVKKHQGAIQVRSIPDQGTTFDLFFPVVESVTGQNAEATFIRSGHEHLVILDDEPQLRQWYRLALERLGYQVTLFSDSQSVIDYLKQPESRVDLLLLDYAMPHMSGLDLAKTLIPKHPDLPIVIMTGYLETLSEQELLAIGFRGLLHKPVTLHEFSKVFSQLLD from the coding sequence TTGACACCTTCTACCATTCTTATTGTTGATGATAATCCCAAAAATCTGCTGGCGTTCGAGGACATACTCGCAGGTCTCAATCTTCAGATCCTCAAGGCTCAGTCGGGTGATGAAGCGTTGAAACTGAGCGTCAAGCATGACATCGCGCTGATTCTGATGGATGTCCAGATGCCGGACATGGATGGCATTGAAGCCGCGGAAATTTTGCGTTCCATCAAACGAACCCGCCATATCCCGCTCATCTTCGTGACTGCCAGCAATCATGAAATGGTCCATGTGTTCAAGGGCTATGAATTGGGCGCGGTGGATTATCTGATCAAACCTCTGCCTCCTGAGATTTTGAAAGCCAAGGTTTCTGTTTTTGTCGAAATGGATCAGCAGAAAAAATTGTTGAGGCATCAGTCTGAATTGCTCGGAAAACATATTGTCCAACAGAATCAGTCACTGAAACAGACCCATGAACAATTGCGGCAGGAACTCAACTTTCACAATCAACTGGTGGATGACAAGGAACTGCTGGAAACCCAGTTGCGTCATGCCCAGAAAATGGAAGCCATTGGCACACTGGCCGGTGGGATCGCTCATGATTTTAACAATATTTTAAACATCATTCTGGGCTATACTCAACTTCTGCAGGAAGAATTGCCCACAGAAAATCGTAGCATGGCTTATTGTGATATCCTCATGCAGGCAGGCTTAAGAGGCGCCCGGTTGATCAAGCAGATCCTGACTTTTAGTCGTGTGTCTGAGCAGAGCTTTCATCCTGTCCATATTCACGCGATTGTGAAGGAAGCTCTCGAAATGTTAAAATCAACCTTGCCCCCAATGATCCGGGTTGAACGTCAGATTGACGCGAATCTGCCCATGATTCTGGCCGACCCTACCCAGATTTATCAAATCCTGATGAATTTATGCACCAATGCGTTCCATGCACTGGAAGGCAGGGAAGGTGTCGTGACCGTGAGTTTGCTCAAAAGTCATCTGACGGCCCATGAGGCCAGGCTCCTCAACTTAACCGCAGGCGATTATCTGCAACTAACCATCCGTGATACAGGATGTGGAATGCCTGCCCATATTCAAGAAAGAATCTTTGAACCTTTTTTTACAACAAAACCCGTCGGGAAAGGAACAGGACTGGGACTTTCCGTGGTTTATGGCATTGTAAAAAAACATCAGGGAGCCATTCAGGTGCGTAGTATCCCGGACCAGGGCACAACCTTTGATTTGTTTTTTCCTGTGGTTGAGTCCGTGACAGGACAAAACGCAGAGGCAACGTTTATACGTTCAGGACACGAACACCTGGTGATCCTTGATGATGAACCCCAACTCCGGCAATGGTATCGACTGGCTCTGGAGCGCCTGGGTTATCAGGTGACACTCTTCAGTGATAGTCAGTCTGTGATTGATTATTTGAAGCAACCTGAATCGCGGGTGGATCTGTTGCTTCTGGATTATGCGATGCCTCACATGAGCGGACTTGATCTGGCCAAAACCTTGATTCCCAAACATCCCGATCTGCCCATTGTCATTATGACCGGCTATCTGGAAACACTGTCGGAACAGGAACTGCTGGCCATTGGATTTCGCGGGTTACTGCACAAGCCTGTGACATTGCATGAATTCAGCAAAGTTTTCTCCCAACTTCTGGATTAA
- a CDS encoding protein-glutamate O-methyltransferase CheR, translating to MMEKEIREIELDLLLEAIFRRYGYDFRKYARSSLHRRIAHRLAIMKLSHIAELVHPVLEDESCFKTILRDLSIDVTEMFRDPEFFQVLRKEILPFLSTYPFIRIWIAGCATGEEAYSMAILLKEEGLYERAKIYATDMNSALIQKAREGHYAAKRIRKYTENYHQAGGTGAFSDYYHAEKTGMAMDSSLKTNIVFAMHHLATDEVFNEMHLILCRNVMIYFDDDLQNRALGLFHRSLCDRGFLGLGTRETLRFSDYENNFECVAEEERVYRKLS from the coding sequence ATAATGGAAAAAGAAATTCGGGAAATTGAACTCGATTTATTGCTCGAAGCGATCTTTCGCCGGTATGGCTACGACTTCAGAAAATACGCGCGCAGTTCTCTGCATCGGCGTATCGCACACCGCCTGGCCATCATGAAGTTATCCCATATCGCGGAGCTGGTGCATCCTGTGCTGGAGGATGAATCCTGTTTCAAAACGATCCTCAGGGATCTGTCCATTGATGTCACGGAAATGTTTCGTGATCCTGAATTTTTTCAGGTGTTGAGGAAGGAAATCCTGCCTTTTTTGAGCACCTATCCGTTCATCCGCATCTGGATTGCAGGTTGCGCGACCGGTGAGGAAGCCTATTCCATGGCAATCTTACTCAAAGAGGAAGGTCTTTATGAGCGGGCAAAAATTTATGCGACCGACATGAATTCCGCTCTGATACAAAAAGCGAGAGAAGGACATTACGCCGCCAAACGAATCAGAAAATATACCGAAAACTACCATCAAGCCGGAGGAACAGGTGCTTTTTCCGATTATTATCATGCGGAAAAAACCGGAATGGCCATGGATTCCTCCTTAAAAACCAACATCGTGTTTGCCATGCACCATTTGGCAACCGATGAAGTGTTCAACGAAATGCATTTGATTTTATGCCGCAATGTGATGATTTATTTCGATGATGATTTGCAAAACCGCGCGTTGGGCCTGTTTCACAGAAGTTTGTGTGACCGTGGTTTTCTCGGACTGGGAACCAGGGAAACCCTTCGTTTTTCAGACTATGAAAATAATTTTGAATGCGTTGCTGAAGAAGAACGTGTTTATCGTAAACTTTCATAA
- a CDS encoding response regulator, whose protein sequence is MPDHDPSSKKNDPEKQNFLNFRKGSASLRRTLFFWFLFIATIPLFLLSGLNYYQARRDITETTHQNLELEAQLKVEALDRFFRQRVKDLHYESQHTDNLKFFRLLKTSWSDSQSSLKDWVQSVTWKTLSDQYGQDLRRFKDVYQISDILMLDARGNILFTVAKDADLGINLFQTAYQNTNFSQTIQQVLLTRQIRLSDLEFYPAAQDKVVGFLIAPIMENDTVSGLLAIRFPQERIHEILHNEHAPHREAYLVGGDQLMRSNSHLSTEPTVLRQPVNSALLNIKRKNWLSQEKHENFQFETRLYDDYRGVPVIGVLRHSDEIFSLGVHWDLIAEIDQTEAFADLAQLRNTLLLILLFALTGVFLLTWLVSRWITRPLIHVSNWAQRVAKGELTDEAYEVPNNEIGTVYHSFQQVVGSFRQITEVSSSIAQGDLSRSIALRSDTDTMGEAVNAMRASLVAVVQQAQTIASGNYSVELTPRSEHDQLGLALMTMTRTLRQYHHETQRQNWFREGYGKLSDVMRGELSLKTLSQNILNFLTAYLNAQTGAFYILDKDQTLVLKSHYAQPVQQPYPERLLPGQTLLGQAALQKTTLLIKDVPADYRPVSSGTGAVTPGSLLIVPILLEKKLEGVIELGSLHEFTPQHLEFMNQTQENIAIALHSAQSRMKMKELLETSQRQTEELQRQQEELSQVNEELMNQTDALKKSEKELQQQQEELRVTNQELEERSHEMEQQHKMIEQKNRVLEETQQTLEEKATALEISNRYKSEFLANMSHELRTPLNSLLLLADSLSRNKEGNLNEKQVQFAHMIHESGMDLLTLINDILDLSKIEAGKMTLHMEDVRMESVLAYIQRVFQPAIAKKGLLFQIHAEQEALRTLQTDHTKLEQILKNFISNALKFTQHGSITVHLYQPTFPDNEYLAFAVIDTGIGIAQNKQELVFEAFQQENGATNRKYGGTGLGLYICQKLADMLGGRIELESEQGKGSTFTLYIPHSLPVSTSLPTPVPDNSVKQQLLAAKVSEQPATSEPPATKPAIPEKENHPASMSFQDDRDQLFPDSQVFLLIEDDVRFALSALEIAHERNIKLIHAGDGRQGIKIARQYLPHAIILDVELPQMDGWNVMDELTRSPETRHIPVHFISSEDQGMKGMQMGAIGFVKKPVTPDKFHELFQSLENSRIPKQKKVLIAEDKQELRDAMMELASFTEADAFVATTGNKALELLKQQRFDCIIMDIQLKDMSGLEFLELIQQQSERALPPVIVYTGEMISQDDEIRLRQYARQIIIKGTKSLERLLAELTLFLHQAEASLPGPQQNMIRKFYSSNEDLNLKKVLLVDDDPRNSFAMSSRLEENGLEVLQAFDGHKALQMLHGNPRIDLVLMDIMLPGIDGYETIKKIRQEERFTNLPIIALTAKAMKEDRKKCIDAGANDYMTKPVDFNKLISLLRVWLQ, encoded by the coding sequence ATGCCAGACCATGATCCCTCTTCAAAAAAAAATGATCCGGAAAAACAGAATTTCCTAAATTTCCGCAAAGGTTCAGCTTCGTTGAGGCGAACCCTGTTTTTCTGGTTTCTGTTCATTGCGACCATACCATTATTTCTCTTGAGTGGACTCAATTATTATCAGGCTCGCCGTGACATTACCGAAACCACACACCAAAATCTGGAACTGGAGGCACAACTCAAAGTCGAAGCTCTTGACCGGTTTTTCCGTCAGCGTGTCAAGGATCTTCACTATGAATCACAACATACTGACAATTTGAAATTTTTCCGCCTTCTGAAAACAAGCTGGAGCGATTCGCAATCTTCCTTGAAAGACTGGGTTCAAAGTGTGACATGGAAGACCTTGTCTGATCAATATGGTCAGGACTTAAGACGCTTCAAGGACGTTTATCAGATCAGTGATATTTTGATGCTTGATGCCCGGGGAAACATTTTATTTACTGTTGCGAAAGATGCTGATCTCGGCATCAACCTGTTTCAGACAGCATATCAGAATACCAACTTCAGCCAGACGATTCAGCAAGTTCTGCTGACCAGACAAATCCGCCTTTCAGACCTGGAATTTTACCCCGCGGCACAGGATAAAGTGGTCGGTTTTCTGATTGCGCCAATCATGGAGAATGATACAGTTTCCGGTTTGCTTGCCATTCGGTTCCCTCAAGAGCGTATCCATGAGATTCTGCATAATGAGCATGCGCCGCACCGTGAAGCCTATCTGGTGGGTGGTGATCAACTGATGCGTTCCAATTCACATCTTTCTACCGAACCAACCGTTCTTAGACAGCCTGTAAATTCCGCATTGCTCAACATAAAACGGAAGAATTGGCTGTCGCAAGAGAAACATGAAAATTTTCAGTTTGAAACAAGACTCTATGACGATTATCGCGGTGTTCCAGTGATTGGAGTCCTCCGGCATTCGGATGAAATTTTCAGCCTGGGTGTCCATTGGGATTTGATCGCTGAAATTGATCAGACTGAGGCCTTTGCTGATCTTGCTCAGTTACGAAACACACTGTTGCTTATCCTGCTTTTTGCGTTAACAGGTGTCTTTCTCCTGACCTGGCTGGTTTCCCGTTGGATCACTCGTCCATTGATTCATGTCTCGAACTGGGCACAACGGGTCGCGAAAGGCGAGTTGACGGATGAAGCGTATGAGGTTCCAAACAATGAAATCGGGACCGTGTATCACAGTTTTCAACAGGTGGTGGGCTCTTTCCGGCAAATCACTGAAGTTTCTTCTTCCATCGCTCAGGGAGATCTTTCACGTTCCATTGCGTTGAGAAGCGATACCGACACCATGGGCGAAGCGGTCAATGCCATGCGTGCCAGTCTTGTCGCGGTGGTTCAGCAGGCACAGACCATTGCGTCAGGCAACTATTCGGTGGAACTCACACCCCGCTCTGAGCATGATCAATTGGGCCTGGCCCTGATGACCATGACCCGGACCTTGCGCCAATATCATCATGAGACGCAACGGCAAAACTGGTTTCGCGAAGGTTATGGCAAACTGAGTGATGTGATGCGTGGAGAGCTTTCTCTGAAAACACTGAGCCAGAACATCCTGAATTTTCTAACGGCTTATCTGAATGCCCAGACAGGGGCATTTTATATATTGGACAAAGATCAAACTCTGGTCCTCAAATCCCATTATGCGCAACCGGTACAACAGCCCTATCCTGAACGACTTTTGCCCGGTCAAACGTTGCTTGGACAAGCGGCTCTCCAGAAAACCACTCTGTTGATCAAGGATGTGCCGGCGGATTACCGGCCTGTTTCCTCTGGCACCGGCGCAGTGACTCCGGGAAGCCTGCTGATTGTGCCTATTCTGCTGGAAAAAAAATTGGAAGGTGTGATTGAACTGGGTTCCTTGCATGAATTCACACCACAGCATCTTGAATTCATGAATCAGACGCAGGAAAACATAGCGATTGCGCTCCATTCGGCGCAATCACGCATGAAAATGAAGGAACTGCTGGAAACTTCTCAACGACAAACAGAGGAATTACAAAGGCAACAGGAAGAATTGTCACAAGTCAATGAAGAGTTGATGAATCAGACGGATGCTCTCAAAAAGTCAGAAAAAGAACTACAGCAACAGCAGGAAGAACTCAGGGTAACCAATCAGGAACTGGAAGAACGATCTCATGAAATGGAACAACAGCATAAAATGATTGAACAGAAAAACCGGGTGTTGGAAGAAACCCAACAAACGCTGGAGGAAAAAGCCACCGCCCTTGAAATCAGCAACCGTTACAAATCTGAATTTCTGGCGAACATGTCCCATGAATTGCGCACACCGCTCAATAGCCTGTTGTTGCTGGCAGACAGTCTTTCGCGGAATAAAGAAGGCAATCTGAATGAAAAACAGGTGCAGTTTGCGCACATGATTCATGAAAGCGGGATGGATTTGCTGACACTCATCAATGACATTCTGGATTTGTCAAAAATTGAAGCCGGCAAGATGACATTGCATATGGAAGACGTCCGAATGGAATCTGTTCTGGCATATATCCAGCGCGTCTTTCAACCTGCCATTGCCAAAAAAGGACTGCTTTTTCAGATACACGCGGAACAGGAGGCACTCCGGACGCTTCAAACGGATCATACAAAACTCGAGCAGATTCTTAAAAATTTCATATCGAATGCCCTCAAGTTCACACAGCATGGTTCGATCACTGTTCATCTGTATCAACCCACATTTCCTGATAATGAATACCTGGCCTTTGCGGTGATTGACACAGGGATCGGCATTGCCCAAAACAAGCAAGAGCTTGTATTTGAAGCGTTTCAACAGGAAAACGGGGCTACCAACCGAAAATACGGTGGCACAGGTCTGGGACTGTATATTTGCCAAAAACTGGCAGATATGCTGGGAGGAAGGATCGAACTGGAAAGTGAGCAGGGCAAGGGAAGCACCTTTACCTTGTATATCCCGCATTCGCTTCCTGTTTCAACGAGTCTGCCGACTCCTGTCCCTGACAATTCTGTCAAACAACAGTTGTTGGCGGCGAAGGTATCAGAACAACCGGCAACATCAGAACCTCCTGCCACAAAACCCGCAATTCCGGAAAAAGAAAATCATCCGGCTTCAATGTCCTTTCAGGATGATCGGGACCAGCTTTTTCCGGACAGTCAGGTGTTTTTACTGATCGAGGATGATGTCCGCTTTGCCCTTTCCGCGCTTGAGATCGCGCATGAACGGAATATCAAACTCATTCATGCCGGAGATGGCCGCCAGGGGATCAAAATAGCTCGTCAGTATCTGCCGCATGCCATCATTCTGGATGTGGAACTGCCTCAAATGGACGGCTGGAATGTGATGGATGAACTCACACGTTCACCGGAGACACGTCACATCCCCGTGCATTTTATTTCCTCAGAAGATCAGGGGATGAAAGGAATGCAAATGGGAGCCATCGGTTTTGTCAAAAAACCTGTCACTCCGGACAAGTTCCATGAGTTGTTCCAAAGCCTTGAAAACTCAAGGATTCCGAAGCAGAAAAAGGTGTTGATTGCTGAAGATAAACAGGAACTGAGAGATGCCATGATGGAACTTGCGAGCTTTACCGAGGCGGATGCCTTTGTGGCTACGACAGGCAACAAGGCCCTGGAATTGCTTAAACAGCAACGGTTCGACTGCATCATCATGGACATTCAACTCAAGGATATGAGCGGACTGGAATTTCTGGAACTGATTCAGCAACAGTCAGAACGGGCGTTGCCTCCTGTCATTGTTTATACGGGTGAAATGATCTCACAGGATGACGAAATCCGCCTGCGTCAGTATGCACGGCAAATTATTATCAAAGGGACAAAATCCCTGGAAAGATTGCTGGCGGAACTCACCCTGTTTCTGCATCAGGCTGAAGCGAGTCTGCCCGGACCACAGCAGAATATGATCCGGAAATTTTATTCCTCCAATGAAGACCTGAATTTAAAAAAAGTTCTGCTGGTGGATGATGACCCGCGTAACTCGTTTGCGATGAGCAGTCGTCTGGAAGAAAACGGCCTGGAAGTATTGCAGGCCTTTGATGGACATAAAGCGTTGCAGATGCTCCATGGAAATCCACGGATAGATCTGGTGCTGATGGATATCATGTTGCCTGGTATTGACGGGTATGAAACCATTAAAAAAATTCGTCAGGAGGAGCGTTTCACGAATCTGCCCATCATCGCGCTTACAGCCAAAGCGATGAAAGAAGATCGTAAAAAATGTATTGACGCTGGTGCGAATGATTACATGACCAAACCGGTTGATTTCAATAAACTCATCTCCTTGCTCAGGGTTTGGTTGCAATAA